CTCTAACCGCCTTGTCCTATCTTCACACCCAACAACACCTTCACAAAGACATCGATGCCGGTGAAATCCTCATCGACTCAAATGGGTCGGTGAAGCTTGCATACTTTGGAGTGTCGCCATCAATCCTAGAGTCTTTGATTTCAACTCCTCAAGGGGACGCTCCCTTTTGGCTGGCCCCAGAGGTGATACACTCGGAACAGGGGTACGGGATAAAGGCTGATATATAGTCCTTTGGGATCACTGCATTAGAATTGGCCCATGGACGCCCCTCCTCTGTCTCGCCCCCCTCCTTCAAAGCTCAAGAATCTCTCCAAGCCTTTCAGAGGCATGCTGGTTTCGTGTCTCGAGCAAGACCCATCAAAGAGGCCCTCGGCAGAGACATTGTTGAAGCATCCCTTCTTCAAGAATTGCAAGGGTTCGGATTTTCTTGTAGAGAATGTCTTGCAGGGGCTGCCCAGTGTTGAAGAAAGGTTCAAGCGGTTGACGACAAATAACAATGGCGATGATTCATCTGTAATAATTGAAGACGAGGGAGATGAGTCTGGCGAGTTCATTCCGAGTTCACCTGGTCAGGTTGTGGAAGAGGCGGCCCAAGTGGGTTGTTATAGTGGTGGGGCGGTGGGTCTGGTGGCGATCAAGAGGAGCTTGGATGTGCAGAGGGCATGAGTGAGCGATCTGATTACTGAGTTACGTGGGAAGGAAGGTGGCGAGCTGAGCAACGAGGAGCAGATGGCTCAGCTTATTGAGTGGCAGAGGGCTGAGTtggagaatgagagagagaagaagtcGAAGTTGGAGGTGGAGTTGAGTCTTCTCAAGCTTAAAATTTCCGATTCACATGACACTGGTGCTAGTGCTGCTGATTGAAGATTgtgtatttcttttctaattagAGAGCTGAAAATTTTCCTCTTTTGGTAAAACTCTGTTTCATGTCTTTGTAGGGAGTGATTGATTTGGGCTATTGTCTATCTGGTGTCACAATACAGAATTAGTCTTGTGGCTCATCATTTGATTCTAATAAAACTAGTTTCCATTATCCCTCCaacacgtttttatttttaacactcGCAAATACACTCATAATAAATTTAAATCTCAAGTGATCAAATGCGATTCGAGAGCTTAGTCCGATTAGGCAAGAATAATGCTTGGTTCATGACTCAAATGGGTgtgccccaaaaaaaaaaaaaaaaaaaaggttaacctGTCTTACTGCAACTCATTCATACATGGTAAACTGCTGATAGAGCCTAATATTTAATTGGGTCGTATGTAAACTACATTTGACAAGAATATACTTGGACTTGGGCTAAAAAGTCATAATATTTAACTTGATATCAAAACAGAGATATGTGTATAAACTATGAACCTAACTTTATAGTTGACCTAATTTATTCATGAGAATTGTGATGGTGAggattataatattaatttaaataatttattaaaaataactggtgaaataacatatatttttatttttatttgttttttgttaacCTTAAAAAACTGACCCCGTGGTGCATCCCCTCTCAACAACTTGAGGCTAAAGAAATGATGCCGGCGGACTCTAAAGTCTAAACCACAATGATGGCCAAACaattcttttccatttcttttctttgaacACTTTATCTAAGAACAATTGATAGCATCCCTTTGTGGCTGCATTGGTACTTTTATAGGACCGGGTTATTTATTTGACCCATTTCCTCTTGTTATCATGTTTGGTTTCGATTTCTCTTGTATCTGCTTTGCATTTTGGTTAGTTATGGGCTGTTGTTTGGGTTGGCCACCCCTCTTGTAatttccctttcccttttcccttatttgtttagaaaaaaaaaaatcaataaaaaataaaaaatactacacGTTCCCAACTTACATTATAGGCTCACTAAAAAAACTCTCCAAAGTATCAATCTCtcttacaagtggtatcaaaccGATGCTGATATGTGGTATGATGGAGTGGTGCAAGCTCAGACAAAAGGTCCCTAGAATATGGACAAAAAGGTGCAAGGTGCGAGTATAGATGAGCATCCTTTGGAGTGGGGCAAAGGTTCATGACATGGGCTTGACAATAGTTCTTGGAGTAAGAACAAATGTGCATTTGTGAGCATAAACGAAGGTCTTTAGAAAATGAGCAAATAGTTCATGACACAAGGCACAACAAGAGTCTATGGAGTAGGAACAAAGGCGCGTGGCACATGCAAACCCACATAGCCCCTCAACTGATTTTGAAGAGGACCCAAAAGATTGATAAAAGGCTTCCGTTTGAGGAAGAGGGTTGAAGGAAGGCTGAGTCTTCTTTCTCCTTCATCCCCCCTCTCTCTGATCTCTTCTATgtatctcaatctctctctctctcctctgtctctcaatctctctctcgtTTCCGTTGATTTCTGGGTTTGGGAATTGGAGGTTGGAGGaaggtgagtttttttttttttttcctgtacaGAATGAAGATGAGTTTTTTTCTAAGAGGTTCGAAGATGAATTGGTAAATCAAACAAGGGTTTGAGTATCGGAGGTTGAACGAAGGTGAAAAGTTTTTTGGAAGGAAACAGAGATaggtatgagagagagagaaaagtttttGTGAATAAAATATTGAGTTGAGTAGCAACAATAGGTTAAATATAGGGCTTACAATGAGATTGGGTAAATATAGGACTTTTGATGTGgttgtatttttgtaattttttctctttttccctaaACACAGGGAAGGGAATGTTCAAACCCATTTTTTCTCTACTGTGAGTGCTCTTAGGAATATGTAAGATATGCGGGTGTTTAATATATCATTGTTAATCCCAAACCCATATGCTTAGACTTTTGAATTGTGTGGTGATTAATATATCATTGTTAATCCCAAACCCAtatgcttaaacttttgaattgTGTGGTGTCACAACGTAATATGTTATAGCCTCACTAAAAAaactcccaaactatcaatctCCTAAACATCGATCACAATCAACACGCCAATTGAGAATTGGGGCAGTCCCATTTCCCAGGTGACAGAAAATGGTACTGTGCAGAGCCCGGAATATATCTTTGTTTTAACAGAAGAAGATTACATCAAATTTCTCAATAATAAACGATTTTTGAGGACTATTATGTGGCAATTTTATTGTTGAAGAGAGtgggagagagaagaaaaaacctAAAGTAAATCAAATAACAGATatctttttcttcatcatcCACCTCTTTTTGGCATTTTCCATTGCATACTCCCTCAGCCTCGAGAGTTCAACGAAACAGTGGTGATACTGCGTATCAATTGCATCCAGCTCCAGCTTTAGCTCAtcattctgatttttttctgCCGGCGAAAGAGACCATATGCTAGGCAAGCCAAAGTTGTCTGACATTCCGGAACATGAATTGATAAAGGATGTTGCAGAGTTCTCTGCAGGCTCATTTATCATAATAGATTCACCAACATTAGCTTCATCACTCTTCTCAGTATGCCCACCATGATCATAAGCCCCATAGCACCCATACCCATTTGAACCTTTATAGCATTCATCAAGACTGGAATAATCAGACTCTAAAGCATTGTCATTACTGGCATCTGAGGCCATTGAGAAACCATACTCAGCTGATATGTCTGAAAAGGTTGATTCTTGATTGTCTTCATCTTCCACATCAACCATTTGTGAGAGAACATGAGCATGGTGCTCAATAACTGCCTTGGCAGGAGCCCCTAAATTCCCACCTATCTGAAGCGCACGAGAATTACCAACTGAACAGTGTGCTTCATATGAACAATTCTCAAATAAAGATTTTTGTCTTGGTCCATGCTTCGCAATCAAGTTGTCGATTAACTCAGCAATGACAGCCACATCTTCTTTTGACAGATCAAGTTGTTCAACCATCTCTTCAGCTATTGAAATTGTAGTATCAGAATCAAGataaaatgcaaaatggatgTTTCTCACCTGAcctgttaaaacaaaaaacaatatatagttagcacttgaagaaaagaaaggaatctTATTCTACAATACGTTTGCTTACCACAGAGATCAGCAATGCGAAGAGTCAATGAAATTGTAATATCATCGTTTTTCTCCCCTCTTAACCTAAATTCATTCTTCTCAGTAAACCTCTGAAATTCTAGAGTTGAATGATTAGAAGTTCCGTTGATGCATTTTATGCTAGAGCCAACAGAAAGCTTCTGGCAGTTAGAGTCTATGTCCATGGCATGAGATTCAAGCTGTAGTGGGTTCACCACTATGGGCGAATTATCGGGTAACCACAGCGAATCACAAATGAGATCCTTTGAATTTGCAGTTGCAAGGAATGGATCTTTCAGGAGCTCCATTGCTGGCAATCTCATAGATGCTGGAACCAGACACTTCTCTATGAACTGCTTAACACGGGGGTCATTCACTTTACTGAGGGAAGCAGGCTTTATGCCCTGcaggaaataaatttttaaaaaaatattacaacaaCCTTTAATGAAGTAAAGCATGATTGATATATACTGTAGGAGGTCGCTAACTTACAGTAGTAACCTTCTTGTATATTTGAGCAGGATTTTTGCATTCACCATATGGATATTCACAGGTAACCATTTCTAACATGCACATGCCAAAAGAATATATGTCGACAAGATTATTATATTCCTCTTCATAAAGCTCTGGAGCCATGAACTCTGGAGTGCCTgtgcaaaaaacaaaagaaaaacaaacttcAATCAAGATTGTTAAGTCAAACTCATAACACTTTTGGAGAAAGGGATGTAATTACCAATAACGCTTCGGGCAGTAGGCTGCTGCATGACAGTTGCCAATCCTAGATCTCCAATTTTAACTTCTCCAGTGTTTCCGTTAACGAATATATTGTCACATTTCAGGTCCCGGTGGATGATCGGTGGATTGTGGTCATGCAGATAGCTTAAACCTCGAAGAATCTGCCTTGCCCAGTTCTTGATGGCCTTCAAATCAACATTCCTATGCTTCTTACGATATctaaagcccaaaaaaaaaaaaaaaccatgaaagCCATTAAATGAGCATTGAAggcagaaaatggaaaaaagaagaagaaaacagtcAATGGAACTCACTGCCTCAAATTCCCAGATGTGAACAACTCTGTTATCAGGTTGATAGTCTTGTTCTTATCATCTACCCAGGAATTATAGAACTTGATAATATTTCCATGTTTCAAAGATTTCAGCAGATGAACCTCTGAATATAACCTTTCCAGCTGTTCTGGTGACTGCAATACATCCTCAATACTCACTTGGTTCCAAGCAACTTCTATTCCATCACTTTCATCAAATGCCTTGTATCTATATATAACAACAACGGAGCCAAAAGAtgacaaatttaatataaacaaaaaaaaaaaaaaaaaatctctattttaAACAACTATCAACTTAAGAAACTAACTACTAAAACCATCAAGTAGAGAATTGAATAAGATAGGTCTAAGAACCATACACAGTCTTAAATGCTCCTCTTCCCAACACTTGATCATACTGAAAgaataaaaccaaaagaaatgaagattttatCACTAAATCCAATAATATAAACAACTCGACTCAACAACAAGCAAGCAAGACATTGAAAATGTTTGATACTATTTAAATCACAAAACTCCACTAAGGAATAACAATAATCCTGCTCAACATTCAACTTTTCATAAACATATTTAAAATCCATCGTATTGGACTTCCCAAATCAAATTGTTCAATCTATTCATGTTCATTAAATACAGACTACCAGCAAGAGACAATACTACCTTTATCTAACAAAGagttaaaagagaaatgatatcaaaagctaaaattttaattaaattgtcaGCAGCCAAGCGAAGAGAATCACTGACAAAGCAAGCATAAAGATTTCGAAATTAAAACTCTCTAGCTTGAAAAggattatttaattgaaatgactCATCACAAATCCGAAAATCTTTATGCAAATTATTTATAGCATAATGAAATCAAGCTGCACCTtcaatgagagaaaaaaaaaaaaataataattattggaaACATCATGCGCTCTGTTTGATTACCAAGAAAATTAGGGAAAACATAATCCACTTAATTAATCCTAACGAATAATTGGCAAAATTTGCGCTGATTTCCTACTACTGGAATCGAAACAACAtcaatcaggaaaaaaaaaaacataattttacattcttttctttgcctttaattttttcttggGAAACAAAAAGATACCGAATTGAAACCCTAGAATTATCCATACCCGTAAGTATCGTCCGGTTGGATCTTTCTCCACAACCTCACCATCCTCAGCCTGGGAACGCCGGTCCTCACCAAACCCCATCGCTTCAAAACGACGGAGAATCCACCaacggttaaaaaaaaaaaaaacccaaaattgaGAGTTAAAAAGTGCAGACCCTATTAAAGAAGCTGGATTCCGAACCCAAGAAgacgaagaaaaagaagaggctTTTCCGAGAACGCTTCACACGCCACCGCATACGAATCGAACGCCGGTTTTCGGAACCGGAATCGGCACCCGAGAAAACTAAGCGACGACGAGGACTTCGATTCCATGTCCCAGTGTGGCTTCGCAATTGGGTCCCAAATCCTCAAACCGCTCCCGGATTCCTCCATATCTCGATCATCTGCATCTCGTTCGCGCACCGAACCGGCGTGATCGTAGGTTCAAAAACTTGGAAACCCAGAGGTGGGCGCGGTTGAACCGAACGCACCGCACGTGGATGAAGGCTTCGAGAGCAAGCGGGAGAGATCGAAAATGGAAGAACAACTAGGAATTATAGTCGTAATCATCATTCATCAACAGCTTCCAACATCTTCTATCCTATAACACGTGAATCTCTCGTTGTCGGTTAGTCCTATCCAAATCGGAGATTAGCACTGTAGATCATAATCATGGCCATAATTATTAATAGCAATGGTTTTCTAAAGGGTTCTTAATTAGGAGTGCAATGCTCTTTAttatttaagggaaaattaaaagactatttagataatttattaattattttatcaattataaataGGTAATATTAGAAATAGAAACCCTGTTAATGCGTTATTACCCGaaatatctttattttattattattatttttttatgtacatTAGGCACGCGGGCGAGTGAAGCGTGTGGCACGGGGTCCGAGTGGGCCCTATGCAAAAGAGATCCCAACACAAAGAGGAAagatatttaatatatatatatatatttagatttattcatttaaagtttaatgttaatctttttttttttttttttttttttacatctccacacaagaaaatgagaaagggattcaaactagtaacttctgtttcattaggcatggtctacagctgattgaactaccaATTGGGGACAATTTAATGTCTACACGAGAGAGAGAAGATTCAAACTAGAGACCTTCAGTTCATAAGGCGTGGTTTCTACCTTATTGAGCTATTCTTATAAGACAATTTAATGCTAATTTTAGTGTTGCATCAAAAGTGTATTTAAGAATACGAGTGTgtagcattttatttttattttttaagaataagtgtttaaagaaaataaatagtaaaaaattgtttggccatCATGATAGTTAAGGGTTTATTTAATTATGTGATTTGAGAACGTGATTTTTAGAAATGCAATTAagtgtttaataaaaattgcaatttaacctttaaaattgtgtgttttcaaaaaacacATTTCCTTAACTTGCGATTTtctctgcattttcaaattttaatttttttaaaagcgcAATTCTAAACAATCAATTATTTGCGATTCGatataaaatctttttttttttttttttgttacaataTCATAATTTGCAGTGTCAAACGAACCATGAGTGTGATGGGCCTTAAGAGTGGGAACGTGTgtatagtatttttatttttatttttttatagataatgtgtttaaagaaaagaaatggtaAAGAATCGTTGGCCATCATTGCAATCCAGAGTCAATCGGCTCGCGGGtcttgtgggtatcatttcctTAGCCTCAATTTTGTGAGAGGGGATGATGCCCCACGATTTGCTTTGCCTAAACACCTGCATGCTAACCCTGGGTCAGTTTTTTAAGGTTAAccaaacaataataataataatttaacttATTTGCTGTAGTTCAATTATTAGGACTCTTTGTTTTGATACAAAGTTAAATATTAT
This genomic interval from Corylus avellana chromosome ca3, CavTom2PMs-1.0 contains the following:
- the LOC132173755 gene encoding serine/threonine-protein kinase WNK8-like; protein product: MGFGEDRRSQAEDGEVVEKDPTGRYLRYDQVLGRGAFKTVYKAFDESDGIEVAWNQVSIEDVLQSPEQLERLYSEVHLLKSLKHGNIIKFYNSWVDDKNKTINLITELFTSGNLRQYRKKHRNVDLKAIKNWARQILRGLSYLHDHNPPIIHRDLKCDNIFVNGNTGEVKIGDLGLATVMQQPTARSVIGTPEFMAPELYEEEYNNLVDIYSFGMCMLEMVTCEYPYGECKNPAQIYKKVTTGIKPASLSKVNDPRVKQFIEKCLVPASMRLPAMELLKDPFLATANSKDLICDSLWLPDNSPIVVNPLQLESHAMDIDSNCQKLSVGSSIKCINGTSNHSTLEFQRFTEKNEFRLRGEKNDDITISLTLRIADLCGQVRNIHFAFYLDSDTTISIAEEMVEQLDLSKEDVAVIAELIDNLIAKHGPRQKSLFENCSYEAHCSVGNSRALQIGGNLGAPAKAVIEHHAHVLSQMVDVEDEDNQESTFSDISAEYGFSMASDASNDNALESDYSSLDECYKGSNGYGCYGAYDHGGHTEKSDEANVGESIMINEPAENSATSFINSCSGMSDNFGLPSIWSLSPAEKNQNDELKLELDAIDTQYHHCFVELSRLREYAMENAKKRWMMKKKISVI